From the Butyrivibrio fibrisolvens genome, one window contains:
- a CDS encoding rhamnogalacturonan acetylesterase, producing MDIEKFEIGYKEYPDKAKGWSGGVYYPRKEVVKRIQTQQDEVKDISTAIDTAIDTVINGTLKISSRTWTETEETGFGIYTYVEGPIFVLKTGLKDYKWTVIFSNQGREPIRVNCYADEVLMIKDAMIMPGCDQEISFINCSIHENTTLQFFVSDAATCKEDAGFNSLYIKDIEYIECEEKKSGIKPTIFLASDSTVQTYEKFYYPQMGWGQVFEKYFCPWEELTEYMSDDRIYPQCHVYEKESIIIENRSIGARSSRSFIDEGKWNALLRRARPGDYCFIQWAHNDATAVRPNRYVSISEFDGFLMKYIDSCRSRGIYPVLVTPVSRRNCDDYNGEFPLSFGEYRDVMIEVGRREHVPTIDLCRMSNEYMKKVGPEGAKDLHLWCPAGAYPDGAYKDGVSDNTHLQEYGALIYARMVAGAILTMEGFEEIDKLKLYVDISFEPVKKPLLVKEGPGRLDTATDIPTGFAMQELYVADSMANFLLIWNDVEGARSYNVYRKGSVDFQFFPLRSVTVKEKKSASVLPFRLPAADVYQVKVTAVFEDGSESESSRIIEFRA from the coding sequence ATGGATATAGAAAAGTTTGAGATTGGATATAAGGAGTATCCTGATAAAGCAAAAGGTTGGTCTGGCGGAGTGTACTATCCTCGAAAAGAAGTTGTAAAAAGAATCCAAACGCAGCAAGACGAAGTTAAGGATATATCTACTGCTATAGATACCGCTATAGATACAGTTATTAACGGAACTTTGAAGATAAGTTCGAGGACGTGGACCGAGACGGAAGAGACAGGATTTGGGATATATACATATGTTGAAGGGCCTATCTTTGTGCTAAAGACAGGACTTAAGGATTATAAGTGGACTGTGATTTTCTCTAATCAAGGCCGAGAACCTATCAGAGTAAACTGTTATGCAGATGAAGTCCTTATGATCAAAGATGCAATGATCATGCCGGGATGCGATCAGGAGATATCCTTCATAAATTGTTCTATTCATGAAAATACAACTCTTCAATTTTTTGTATCGGATGCGGCCACCTGTAAGGAGGATGCAGGCTTTAATTCTTTGTATATCAAAGATATAGAATATATAGAATGTGAAGAGAAAAAGTCGGGCATAAAACCTACAATCTTCCTTGCTTCAGACTCTACGGTCCAGACTTATGAGAAGTTTTATTATCCGCAGATGGGGTGGGGGCAGGTCTTTGAAAAGTATTTTTGCCCGTGGGAAGAGTTAACAGAGTATATGTCTGATGACAGGATATATCCCCAGTGCCATGTCTACGAAAAAGAGAGCATTATCATAGAAAACAGGTCAATTGGAGCCAGAAGTTCAAGATCTTTTATAGATGAGGGTAAGTGGAATGCACTTCTTAGAAGAGCAAGGCCGGGAGACTATTGTTTCATTCAGTGGGCTCATAATGATGCAACCGCTGTTCGGCCTAACAGATACGTGAGCATATCTGAATTCGATGGATTCTTGATGAAATATATAGACTCATGCAGGAGCCGGGGCATATACCCTGTACTAGTGACGCCTGTATCCAGAAGAAACTGTGATGATTATAACGGAGAGTTCCCGCTATCTTTTGGAGAGTACAGGGATGTGATGATCGAGGTTGGAAGGCGCGAACATGTTCCAACTATCGATCTGTGCAGGATGAGCAATGAATATATGAAAAAAGTAGGCCCGGAAGGAGCCAAGGATCTGCATCTATGGTGCCCTGCAGGAGCATATCCTGATGGCGCTTATAAGGACGGCGTATCTGACAATACTCATCTTCAGGAATACGGCGCATTGATATATGCAAGGATGGTAGCAGGAGCTATCCTTACTATGGAAGGCTTTGAAGAGATCGACAAGCTTAAGCTTTATGTAGATATAAGCTTCGAACCTGTTAAAAAGCCTCTTCTGGTAAAAGAAGGCCCTGGCAGACTGGATACTGCTACTGATATCCCAACAGGTTTTGCCATGCAGGAGCTTTATGTGGCTGACAGTATGGCGAATTTCCTCCTTATCTGGAATGACGTGGAGGGGGCGAGATCCTATAACGTGTACAGGAAAGGGTCCGTAGACTTTCAGTTTTTTCCCTTAAGGAGTGTGACTGTGAAGGAAAAGAAGTCGGCATCAGTTCTACCTTTCAGGCTGCCGGCAGCAGATGTATATCAGGTCAAGGTTACAGCTGTGTTTGAAGATGGAAGCGAAAGCGAATCTAGCAGGATCATTGAATTCAGGGCTTGA
- a CDS encoding rhamnogalacturonan lyase: MNIWLETVEDDKMTFGWDMQEGADRYRLLWKDRKRDSMQFKELAQTADCRGILKKMPRIPYYVKVQALRIKEGKDTGDDKDARETEDSKDIRENVELKDAREAEEAKEHKEVDNAEVVKDVKEKTVVLEVIDESPVIKTPVTKVLKPQLEKLGRGLVAVKTRNGIFVSWRLFKDEVTGSNETGLTGTDFVVFRNDKKIAVVTDSTNYLDTNGNEKDVYSIVPFVSGTDVSDDELSVRLKKAEHVSVWASKDNYLDIPLKKPEGGVTKKGEVYEYHANDISVGDVDGDGEYEYIVKWDPSNSHDVSQKGYTGKVYLDCYKLDGRLMWRLDMGVNIRAGAHYTQFMVYDFNGDGRAEMAVKTAPGTRMHIYDEKGDEISNSYISLPQADIETGVTNEDNYVCSSEDYRNHLKEEFTYWQDHPEVVNGHWPGTLEECFGIPARYSYPLDYKDADELTDYFINVYAPSRSDKNRLWEFEGFVYEGPEYLTMFAGDGSELETIPFKFKRDDDGLMWGDYSMNRIEPCNRVDRFLSGVAYLDGVRPYLIVCRGYYTRTTLVAYDFFDNRFNEVWSADSGYVPMSNPFNDNPHEKKGSDPVYGVIAGQGNHSLSTADVDGDGYQEIIYGAACIDHDGSVLYSSYDYLPSGKYAKLGHGDAMHVANIDPDRPGLEIFNVFEGATAAPYGYALRDAESGKVYFGEYAETDLGRCMIGDICPDVRGLQVWVNDVYSVKGDKLDVPAPSTNMNIHWAADLTTQVTDGSEYLTENKCGVINDIVHGAMLIPKGTATNNGTKGNPCLVADLFGDFRDEIVLRLSDDSALRIYINTDITEHKLFTPLQDVQYRVAVAWQNNCYNQPGYTSYYYASDMRFDEVLPENG, translated from the coding sequence ATGAATATATGGCTTGAAACTGTCGAAGACGATAAGATGACTTTTGGTTGGGACATGCAAGAGGGTGCTGACCGCTACAGACTATTATGGAAAGACAGAAAAAGAGACTCCATGCAATTTAAAGAGCTGGCACAAACAGCAGATTGCAGGGGAATTCTTAAAAAGATGCCAAGGATTCCTTACTATGTTAAGGTTCAGGCATTAAGGATAAAAGAAGGTAAGGATACTGGAGATGATAAAGATGCCAGAGAAACTGAAGATTCTAAAGACATTAGAGAAAATGTAGAGCTTAAAGATGCAAGAGAAGCTGAAGAGGCGAAAGAACATAAAGAAGTTGATAATGCTGAAGTAGTTAAAGATGTAAAAGAAAAAACGGTAGTACTTGAAGTAATAGATGAGAGCCCTGTCATAAAGACACCGGTAACCAAAGTATTAAAGCCTCAATTGGAAAAACTTGGAAGAGGCCTTGTGGCAGTAAAGACAAGAAACGGGATATTCGTATCATGGAGACTTTTTAAGGATGAAGTAACAGGAAGTAATGAAACAGGTCTGACAGGGACTGATTTTGTTGTTTTTAGAAACGATAAAAAGATAGCTGTAGTAACAGACAGCACCAATTATCTTGATACTAATGGTAATGAAAAAGATGTATATAGTATAGTGCCTTTTGTATCTGGCACTGATGTTTCTGATGATGAGCTTAGTGTGCGCCTAAAAAAAGCTGAGCATGTAAGCGTATGGGCAAGTAAGGATAACTATCTGGATATCCCACTTAAAAAGCCTGAAGGCGGTGTGACCAAAAAAGGAGAGGTATATGAATATCATGCCAATGATATAAGTGTTGGCGACGTAGATGGAGACGGCGAGTACGAATATATAGTAAAGTGGGATCCCTCCAATTCGCATGATGTATCTCAAAAGGGATATACAGGCAAGGTGTATCTTGACTGTTATAAGCTTGACGGAAGGCTGATGTGGCGACTTGATATGGGAGTCAATATAAGGGCCGGAGCTCATTATACTCAGTTCATGGTATATGATTTTAACGGTGATGGAAGAGCAGAGATGGCTGTTAAGACAGCTCCCGGAACGCGTATGCATATCTATGATGAAAAGGGCGATGAGATTAGCAATAGCTACATCTCTTTGCCACAAGCAGATATTGAAACAGGTGTGACCAACGAAGACAACTATGTCTGCTCATCAGAAGATTATAGGAATCATCTAAAAGAAGAATTCACATATTGGCAGGACCATCCGGAAGTTGTAAACGGGCACTGGCCGGGGACTTTGGAAGAGTGCTTTGGGATACCTGCAAGATACTCTTATCCTTTAGATTACAAGGATGCAGATGAGCTTACAGACTATTTTATCAATGTATATGCACCTTCAAGAAGCGATAAAAACAGGTTGTGGGAATTCGAAGGATTCGTATATGAAGGACCTGAGTATCTTACTATGTTTGCAGGAGATGGAAGCGAACTTGAAACGATTCCTTTCAAATTCAAAAGAGATGATGATGGCCTTATGTGGGGGGACTACTCCATGAATAGAATAGAGCCTTGCAACAGGGTAGACAGATTTCTGTCAGGGGTAGCTTATCTGGATGGAGTAAGACCTTATCTTATCGTGTGTAGGGGATATTATACAAGGACAACACTTGTAGCTTATGACTTTTTTGATAACAGATTCAATGAAGTATGGAGCGCGGACTCGGGATATGTTCCTATGAGTAATCCTTTCAATGATAATCCTCATGAGAAAAAAGGATCTGATCCTGTATACGGAGTTATCGCAGGCCAGGGCAATCATAGCCTGTCTACAGCCGATGTGGACGGCGATGGATATCAGGAGATAATATACGGAGCAGCCTGTATAGATCATGATGGAAGTGTCCTGTACAGTAGTTATGACTATCTCCCTTCCGGAAAATACGCCAAGCTCGGCCATGGAGATGCGATGCATGTAGCTAATATAGATCCTGATCGTCCCGGACTTGAGATCTTCAATGTGTTTGAAGGGGCTACAGCTGCGCCTTACGGATATGCTCTTAGAGATGCTGAGAGCGGTAAGGTATACTTTGGCGAATATGCAGAAACTGACCTTGGAAGATGCATGATAGGCGATATCTGCCCTGATGTCAGGGGGCTTCAGGTGTGGGTCAATGATGTCTATTCTGTCAAAGGAGATAAGCTGGATGTCCCGGCTCCATCTACCAATATGAACATCCACTGGGCAGCGGATCTTACAACGCAGGTCACTGATGGAAGCGAGTACCTTACTGAGAATAAGTGCGGTGTTATAAATGATATAGTCCACGGGGCTATGCTGATCCCTAAAGGAACCGCTACTAATAATGGAACTAAAGGAAATCCCTGCCTTGTGGCAGATCTCTTCGGAGACTTCAGAGATGAGATAGTACTTAGGTTGTCTGATGACAGTGCCCTTAGGATCTACATAAATACTGATATTACAGAGCATAAGCTATTTACCCCTCTCCAGGATGTGCAGTACAGGGTAGCTGTTGCCTGGCAGAATAACTGCTACAATCAGCCGGGGTATACGTCATATTATTACGCGAGCGATATGAGATTTGATGAAGTACTGCCGGAAAACGGATAA
- a CDS encoding ABC transporter substrate-binding protein, which produces MKKKIVSMLLTSAMVVGLAACGGASSTESGVTNGQSSGQEGSGESAQAEGSGERQTITWSVIDVNAGVNAVGDYADEIIQQIEDYCGADLDIIWYANDALSEKNSLALTSPSTMPQIMSWGGTVTGDVVSAAKNGAFVDLNKYIWDSEKYPYLSQLSKEVAANLTVNGQLIALPRTRVIGRYGLSYRQDWAQKLGVELPENATPDDVYKMLYAFTYDDPDGNGVDDTIGMEMTLYTGPFDIIQTWFGCGNGWQEVDGKLMPVWTTDEYFEAVEYIKKLYDDGLMPADFYSRPTDSWSNGCKTGENGVFIDVLDSGKRIWQYFEADETYTASVVNPDEPATMNLYGAVNGHTLATAGYNGFFTLSATTLDTEEKIEAALTLLDRLCSPEMLTLTQYGLEGINYEYDADGYIVDLDAETEDQAAVELANNYKGLNQLLTFLPSSESSTGAIPIATNKFNEAQDAAYAAALPYAELNPALSYLVGSDTYSQVGADLDEQVTAARTQYICGSISLEEFKNTLDSIRSQGYDTIIEEVNAQR; this is translated from the coding sequence ATGAAAAAGAAAATCGTAAGTATGCTGTTAACATCAGCTATGGTAGTAGGTCTCGCCGCATGTGGGGGAGCATCATCTACTGAGTCAGGAGTAACTAATGGCCAGAGCAGCGGTCAAGAAGGATCCGGAGAGAGTGCTCAGGCAGAGGGTTCTGGCGAGCGTCAGACAATCACATGGTCAGTAATTGATGTCAATGCAGGTGTCAATGCTGTAGGCGACTATGCAGATGAGATTATACAGCAGATAGAAGATTACTGCGGCGCAGATCTTGATATTATCTGGTATGCCAATGATGCACTTTCTGAGAAGAATTCACTGGCACTTACAAGTCCATCTACAATGCCTCAGATCATGTCCTGGGGCGGTACTGTTACAGGCGATGTTGTATCAGCGGCCAAGAACGGAGCTTTTGTAGATCTTAACAAATATATCTGGGATTCAGAGAAGTATCCTTATCTGTCACAGCTTTCCAAGGAGGTTGCTGCTAATCTTACAGTTAACGGCCAGCTGATTGCCCTTCCACGTACTCGTGTTATCGGCAGATATGGTCTGTCTTATCGTCAGGACTGGGCCCAAAAGCTGGGCGTAGAGCTCCCTGAGAATGCAACTCCGGATGATGTATATAAGATGTTATATGCCTTTACCTATGACGATCCTGATGGCAATGGCGTAGATGATACTATCGGTATGGAGATGACTTTGTATACCGGTCCTTTTGATATCATCCAGACCTGGTTTGGATGCGGCAATGGCTGGCAGGAAGTAGATGGCAAGCTTATGCCTGTATGGACTACAGATGAGTATTTTGAAGCTGTTGAGTATATCAAAAAACTCTATGATGATGGCCTTATGCCTGCTGATTTCTATTCAAGACCTACAGACTCTTGGTCCAATGGATGTAAGACCGGAGAGAATGGTGTATTTATAGACGTTCTTGATTCAGGTAAGAGAATATGGCAGTACTTTGAAGCAGATGAAACCTATACTGCATCAGTTGTTAATCCCGATGAACCTGCAACTATGAATCTTTACGGAGCAGTTAACGGACATACACTTGCTACAGCCGGTTATAACGGATTTTTCACACTTTCTGCTACAACGCTTGATACTGAAGAGAAGATCGAAGCTGCGCTTACTCTTCTTGACAGACTCTGCTCACCTGAGATGCTCACACTTACACAATATGGTCTTGAAGGTATCAACTATGAGTATGATGCAGACGGATATATCGTAGATCTCGATGCTGAAACTGAGGATCAGGCAGCAGTAGAACTTGCCAACAATTATAAAGGTCTTAACCAGCTCCTTACATTCCTTCCATCATCAGAGTCATCTACAGGTGCTATTCCGATCGCAACCAACAAGTTCAATGAAGCTCAGGATGCAGCTTATGCAGCAGCTCTTCCATATGCAGAACTCAATCCGGCACTTTCTTATCTGGTAGGCTCTGATACATATTCTCAGGTTGGCGCTGACCTTGATGAGCAGGTTACAGCAGCAAGAACCCAGTATATCTGTGGATCCATCTCACTTGAAGAGTTCAAGAACACACTGGATTCAATCAGATCTCAGGGATATGACACTATCATCGAAGAGGTTAATGCGCAGAGATAA